One stretch of Rathayibacter festucae DSM 15932 DNA includes these proteins:
- a CDS encoding glutathionylspermidine synthase family protein translates to MRRHSLTPRPDWRARCDEVGFSFYDLPSEGGRPYWNESAAYGFSLAEIELLETATQELFDRCMDACEHVVRTGRLAEFGIPERFHELVRTSWDEDDPTVYGRFDLAYDGEGTVKLLEFNADTPTSLVETAAAQWQWLEETRGPEADQFNGLHEQLVEQWRHLRVDRWQLDEGARLHLASLHDSGDGELIVEDADTVAYMAETAAQAGFDPKLIFVEDIRYELDGAGFLDADGEPIRRIFKLYPWEWMLGEQFGGLLLDRRERTRWVEPAWKLLLSNKQLLVVLWELFPGHPNLLTASVEPLVGTAQVRKPRLGREGANVTILDADGSVVAENGGAYGEEGFVHQARADLARIDGRTVVIGSWIVGETPAGIDVRETGGPITGDLAEFVPHFIEEGRTPRDEPVFGRPEHARPQDARENRPQDEETR, encoded by the coding sequence ATGCGCAGACACAGCCTGACCCCGCGTCCCGACTGGCGAGCCCGCTGCGACGAGGTCGGCTTCAGCTTCTACGACCTCCCCTCCGAGGGCGGCCGGCCCTACTGGAACGAGTCCGCGGCCTACGGCTTCTCGCTCGCCGAGATCGAGCTGCTCGAGACGGCGACCCAGGAGCTCTTCGACCGCTGCATGGACGCCTGCGAGCACGTCGTCCGCACCGGCCGCCTCGCGGAGTTCGGCATCCCGGAGCGCTTCCACGAGCTGGTCCGCACCTCCTGGGACGAGGACGACCCCACGGTCTACGGGCGGTTCGACCTCGCCTACGACGGCGAGGGCACGGTGAAGCTCCTCGAGTTCAACGCCGACACCCCGACCTCGCTGGTCGAGACGGCCGCCGCGCAGTGGCAGTGGCTGGAGGAGACGCGCGGCCCCGAGGCCGACCAGTTCAACGGCCTGCACGAGCAGCTCGTCGAGCAGTGGCGGCACCTCCGCGTCGACCGCTGGCAGCTGGACGAGGGCGCGCGGCTGCACCTCGCCTCGCTGCACGACTCCGGCGACGGCGAGCTGATCGTCGAGGACGCGGACACCGTCGCCTACATGGCCGAGACCGCGGCGCAGGCGGGGTTCGACCCGAAGCTGATCTTCGTGGAGGACATCCGCTACGAGCTCGACGGCGCCGGCTTCCTCGACGCCGACGGCGAGCCGATCCGGCGGATCTTCAAGCTCTACCCCTGGGAGTGGATGCTCGGCGAGCAGTTCGGTGGGCTGCTGCTCGACCGGCGCGAGCGCACCCGCTGGGTCGAGCCGGCCTGGAAGCTGCTGCTCAGCAACAAGCAGCTGCTCGTGGTGCTCTGGGAGCTGTTCCCGGGCCACCCGAACCTGCTCACGGCCTCCGTCGAGCCGCTCGTCGGCACGGCGCAGGTGCGCAAGCCCAGGCTGGGCCGGGAGGGCGCGAACGTCACGATCCTCGATGCGGACGGCTCGGTGGTCGCGGAGAACGGCGGCGCCTACGGCGAGGAGGGCTTCGTGCACCAGGCCCGGGCCGACCTCGCCCGGATCGACGGCCGGACGGTCGTGATCGGCAGCTGGATCGTCGGCGAGACGCCGGCCGGCATCGACGTGCGCGAGACCGGCGGACCGATCACCGGGGACCTCGCCGAGTTCGTGCCGCACTTCATCGAGGAGGGCCGGACCCCCCGCGACGAGCCCGTCTTCGGCCGCCCCGAGCACGCCCGACCCCAGGACGCGCGGGAGAACCGCCCGCAGGACGAGGAGACCCGATGA
- a CDS encoding LacI family DNA-binding transcriptional regulator translates to MPPRPPRDQPGRRATIRDVAREAGVSRQTVTRAMNGMSEISAATRERVLAVSEALGYVPSRFAANMARQKSIAVGLVITSLRNPYYTDLAADLLEEFAARGWQVVVVAETNESEEQIVADLATQVDVIVGYLARESLESIRRAARGVPVLLIERDDELPGVHAIAVDFAPGMRALVAGLRERGACTIGMLDHAEPDEYAPSARRLRFEECLAPGEAALVATGGETIAGGADAFGELLAAHPEVDAVIAFNDMMALGALQRASRLGLEVPRDVRIAGIDGLSLGAAMLPSLTSLTIDRALIARAAALRLAELLSPAGGGPGGAGAADPMTVVTPWPEWRDSA, encoded by the coding sequence ATGCCCCCTCGTCCGCCGAGAGACCAGCCGGGTCGCCGCGCCACCATCCGCGACGTCGCCCGGGAGGCCGGCGTCTCGCGGCAGACCGTGACGCGCGCGATGAACGGGATGTCCGAGATCAGCGCCGCCACCCGCGAGCGCGTGCTCGCCGTGAGCGAGGCCCTCGGCTACGTCCCCAGCCGGTTCGCCGCCAACATGGCCCGGCAGAAGAGCATCGCGGTCGGCCTCGTGATCACCTCGCTGCGGAACCCGTACTACACCGACCTCGCCGCCGACCTGCTGGAGGAGTTCGCCGCACGCGGCTGGCAGGTCGTCGTCGTCGCCGAGACGAACGAGTCCGAGGAGCAGATCGTGGCGGACCTGGCCACCCAGGTCGACGTCATCGTCGGCTATCTCGCCCGGGAGAGCCTGGAGTCGATCCGCCGGGCGGCGCGCGGGGTGCCGGTCCTGCTGATCGAGCGCGACGACGAGCTGCCGGGCGTGCACGCCATCGCCGTGGACTTCGCACCCGGGATGCGCGCGCTGGTCGCCGGGCTGCGCGAGCGCGGGGCGTGCACCATCGGGATGCTCGACCACGCCGAGCCGGACGAGTACGCCCCGAGTGCGCGCCGGCTGCGGTTCGAGGAGTGCCTCGCGCCCGGCGAGGCCGCGCTCGTCGCGACCGGCGGCGAGACCATCGCGGGCGGAGCCGACGCCTTCGGCGAGCTGCTGGCCGCGCACCCCGAGGTCGACGCCGTCATCGCGTTCAACGACATGATGGCGCTCGGCGCCCTGCAGCGGGCGAGCCGCCTCGGGCTCGAGGTGCCGCGCGACGTCCGCATCGCCGGGATCGACGGCCTCAGCCTGGGCGCGGCGATGCTCCCGAGCCTGACCTCGCTCACCATCGACCGCGCGCTGATCGCCCGGGCGGCGGCGCTGCGGCTGGCGGAGCTGCTGTCCCCCGCCGGCGGAGGCCCGGGCGGTGCGGGTGCCGCGGATCCGATGACGGTCGTCACGCCGTGGCCGGAGTGGCGGGACAGCGCATGA
- a CDS encoding extracellular solute-binding protein, with product MPLVSNTLVRRSLAGATALALTAGLAACTDSGPAADDGAVDVLVAQSTAQVPVGETPWAAALAAETGCTVNWNSIDDTAWNQQKNPSLAAGDVPDIALRAVGTNDAVQYPGLFEDIAPHLDDLPNVRRFFEEKPEARRLVENEKGEIHSLSSSRGSGYRGSGQHMMINRAWLDALGLEVPRTWDELTTVLQAFKTQDPNGNGQADEVPFNIRRLETAGFGWYSPFLLLNSTGIATSFNKGPSAQGIHVSDGRVANFLVSDEYRRVVAYLHELLAAGLIPADALTKDDSAYYAAQAGDGKTAQIGLIFGWSLADFGDLRDQYVAMPAPAASASMSAEDVVWDGSDNEFEGGKLAVSAAAAGDECVWKVVDALYSEKYSIQQFTGSIPEFVTDDGDGTYSVTEAYRAAVADGRDPALADRLAGWIPDSVTLNGDWNRDDLREVDDVYTEQYSHYDHVRDLMPDYVRLTAEDAITAANNDTAVLNYALQKTSQWIAEGGVDEEWDEYVAQLESVGLVQNVELWQKAYDLATAAS from the coding sequence ATGCCCCTCGTCTCGAACACCCTGGTCCGGCGATCGCTCGCCGGAGCGACCGCGCTCGCGCTGACGGCGGGCCTGGCGGCCTGCACCGACAGCGGTCCGGCCGCCGACGACGGCGCCGTCGACGTCCTCGTCGCGCAGAGCACGGCGCAGGTGCCGGTCGGCGAGACCCCCTGGGCCGCTGCGCTCGCGGCCGAGACCGGCTGCACGGTGAACTGGAACTCGATCGACGACACCGCGTGGAACCAGCAGAAGAACCCCTCGCTCGCCGCAGGGGACGTGCCCGACATCGCGCTCCGCGCCGTCGGCACCAACGACGCGGTGCAGTACCCGGGCCTCTTCGAGGACATCGCGCCGCACCTGGACGACCTGCCGAACGTGCGGCGGTTCTTCGAGGAGAAGCCCGAGGCGCGCCGGCTGGTCGAGAACGAGAAGGGCGAGATCCACTCGCTCTCCTCGTCCCGCGGCAGCGGCTACCGCGGCTCCGGTCAGCACATGATGATCAACCGGGCCTGGCTCGACGCCCTCGGCCTCGAGGTCCCGCGGACCTGGGACGAGCTGACGACGGTGCTGCAGGCGTTCAAGACGCAGGACCCGAACGGCAACGGGCAGGCGGACGAGGTGCCCTTCAACATCCGCCGTCTCGAGACGGCCGGCTTCGGCTGGTACAGCCCGTTCCTGCTGCTGAACTCCACCGGCATCGCGACCTCGTTCAACAAGGGTCCGTCGGCGCAGGGGATCCACGTCTCCGACGGACGGGTCGCCAACTTCCTGGTCTCGGACGAGTACCGCCGGGTGGTGGCGTACCTGCACGAGCTGCTCGCGGCAGGCCTCATCCCGGCCGACGCGCTCACCAAGGACGATTCGGCGTACTACGCCGCTCAGGCGGGGGACGGTAAAACCGCGCAGATCGGCCTGATCTTCGGCTGGTCGCTCGCCGACTTCGGGGATCTCCGCGACCAGTACGTGGCGATGCCCGCTCCCGCCGCCTCCGCGAGCATGTCCGCCGAGGACGTGGTCTGGGACGGCTCGGACAACGAGTTCGAGGGCGGGAAGCTCGCCGTCTCGGCCGCCGCCGCGGGCGACGAGTGCGTGTGGAAGGTGGTCGACGCCCTCTACAGCGAGAAGTACTCGATCCAGCAGTTCACCGGATCGATCCCCGAGTTCGTCACCGACGACGGCGACGGCACGTACTCGGTCACCGAGGCGTACCGGGCCGCCGTCGCGGACGGTCGCGACCCCGCGCTCGCCGACCGCCTGGCCGGCTGGATCCCCGACTCCGTCACCCTGAACGGGGACTGGAACCGCGACGACCTCCGTGAGGTGGACGACGTCTACACCGAGCAGTACTCGCACTACGACCACGTGCGCGACCTGATGCCCGACTACGTCCGGCTGACCGCCGAGGACGCGATCACCGCCGCCAACAACGACACCGCCGTGCTCAACTACGCGCTGCAGAAGACGTCGCAGTGGATCGCGGAGGGCGGAGTCGACGAGGAGTGGGACGAGTACGTCGCCCAGCTCGAGTCGGTCGGCCTCGTGCAGAACGTCGAGCTCTGGCAGAAGGCCTACGACCTCGCCACCGCGGCGTCATGA
- a CDS encoding ABC transporter permease, with protein sequence MTRTALDASAAGAPVAPAAGATLPVPIPPRPLRALRSVRNQWQLWLMVLPALVFTAVFAYVPLYGLQLAFRTYVPARGLSGGEWVGLDYFVQFFESPLFSTIVLNTVQISLWTLAMGFVAPIVLALLINQISAGRLKSFVQTITYMPHFISVVVIVAMINIFLRPENGLLGRFLPGQNLLAEPDAFSAIYWVSEVWQHCGWNAIIYLAALSTVDTSLYEAAKIDGAGRLRLIRYVDIPTILPTAAVLLILNMGSVLSVGFEKVYLMQNSLNLSSAEVIATYTYKIGILSNQFSYSTAIGLFNTVINFTLLIVANQLAKRATGSSVF encoded by the coding sequence ATGACGCGGACGGCTCTCGACGCGTCCGCGGCCGGGGCACCCGTCGCCCCGGCCGCGGGGGCGACACTCCCGGTCCCGATCCCGCCCCGGCCGCTGCGCGCGCTCCGCAGCGTGCGGAACCAGTGGCAGCTCTGGCTGATGGTGCTGCCGGCGCTGGTCTTCACCGCCGTCTTCGCCTACGTGCCGCTCTACGGGCTCCAGCTCGCCTTCCGGACCTACGTCCCCGCGCGCGGGCTGAGCGGGGGCGAGTGGGTCGGCCTCGACTACTTCGTGCAGTTCTTCGAGTCGCCGCTGTTCTCGACGATCGTGCTGAACACCGTGCAGATCAGCCTCTGGACGCTCGCGATGGGGTTCGTCGCGCCGATCGTGCTGGCGCTGCTGATCAACCAGATCAGCGCCGGCCGCCTCAAGAGCTTCGTGCAGACGATCACCTACATGCCGCACTTCATCTCGGTCGTGGTGATCGTCGCGATGATCAACATCTTCCTGCGGCCGGAGAACGGGCTCCTGGGCCGGTTCCTTCCGGGTCAGAACCTCCTCGCCGAACCGGACGCCTTCTCGGCGATCTACTGGGTGAGCGAGGTCTGGCAGCACTGCGGCTGGAACGCGATCATCTACCTCGCCGCGCTCTCGACCGTCGACACCTCGCTCTACGAGGCCGCGAAGATCGACGGCGCCGGGCGGCTCCGGCTCATCCGCTACGTCGACATCCCGACGATCCTGCCGACCGCGGCCGTCCTGCTCATCCTCAACATGGGGTCGGTGCTGAGCGTCGGCTTCGAGAAGGTCTACCTGATGCAGAACTCGCTCAACCTGTCGTCTGCGGAGGTCATCGCGACCTACACCTACAAGATCGGCATCCTCAGCAACCAGTTCTCGTACTCCACCGCCATCGGCCTCTTCAACACGGTGATCAACTTCACCCTGCTGATCGTGGCCAACCAGCTCGCCAAGCGCGCCACGGGTTCCAGTGTCTTCTGA
- a CDS encoding carbohydrate ABC transporter permease, giving the protein MTPGPDTRGIAVADARTGGGAPLLPRRRRRTVPKRPLDRVIDAVAGLLIAIVVLAVLYPLWFIVVASFSDPGAVSSGRLTLIPEGFRLSGYERLLQDERIWNGYRNSVVYAVLGTALNLLVTIPAAFALSRPEFRPRRVLLLVFAVTLFFSGGLIPNYLLYRDLGLLNSMWVFVLPGALSVFNLIIARSFFETSIPEELHDAARIDGVTYLGFFLRIVLPLSAAIIAVIGLYYFVGHWNDYFTGLVFVRDASLLPLQNVLQSILLANQSVAGQGGSGGQSAQQLQETADQIKYGVIIVSTLPLLVLYPFLQRYFDKGVLVGAVKG; this is encoded by the coding sequence ATGACCCCCGGACCGGACACCCGCGGCATCGCCGTCGCCGACGCCCGGACCGGCGGCGGCGCACCCCTTCTGCCGCGCCGACGGCGCCGGACGGTGCCGAAGCGGCCGCTCGACCGGGTGATCGACGCCGTCGCCGGCCTCCTGATCGCGATCGTCGTGCTCGCCGTGCTCTACCCGCTCTGGTTCATCGTGGTGGCGTCGTTCTCCGATCCGGGTGCGGTCTCCTCGGGGCGGCTCACGCTGATCCCGGAGGGGTTCCGGCTCTCGGGCTACGAGCGGCTGCTGCAGGACGAGCGGATCTGGAACGGCTACCGGAACTCCGTCGTCTACGCCGTCCTCGGGACGGCACTGAACCTGCTCGTCACGATCCCGGCGGCGTTCGCGCTCTCCCGGCCCGAGTTCCGGCCGCGGCGGGTGCTGCTGCTGGTGTTCGCGGTGACGCTGTTCTTCTCCGGCGGACTGATCCCGAACTACCTGCTCTACCGCGATCTCGGGCTGCTGAACTCGATGTGGGTGTTCGTGCTTCCCGGCGCCCTCAGCGTCTTCAACCTGATCATCGCCCGGTCGTTCTTCGAGACCTCGATCCCCGAGGAGCTGCACGACGCGGCCCGCATCGACGGGGTGACCTACCTCGGCTTCTTCCTGCGGATCGTGCTCCCGCTCTCCGCCGCGATCATCGCCGTGATCGGGCTGTACTACTTCGTCGGGCACTGGAACGACTACTTCACGGGCCTGGTCTTCGTCCGCGACGCCTCGCTCCTGCCGCTGCAGAACGTGCTGCAGAGCATCCTGCTCGCGAACCAGTCGGTCGCGGGCCAGGGCGGCAGCGGCGGTCAGTCCGCGCAGCAGTTGCAGGAGACCGCCGACCAGATCAAGTACGGCGTGATCATCGTCTCGACGCTGCCGCTGCTGGTGCTGTACCCGTTCCTGCAGCGCTACTTCGACAAGGGCGTGCTGGTCGGGGCGGTGAAGGGCTGA
- a CDS encoding YesL family protein — MASLAERYEAACRVVLLVLVVSAAMLLFTLRGAVVAGFFPAVAAAHAVHRARLLDADGPWSLRQTASLFARSWRDEFPRANLPGYVLLGVGAVLWVDHRILGGVEVDGLGVAVTGVLLVVSALFAVFAVEFWVVRAHFAERTRWQLRTTAQLLLARPLCTLMLGAVLLLLLALATSLPGLGLAAAGAVLPFAATAVVAAFGRLPGLSRSAARC; from the coding sequence ATGGCGTCGCTCGCCGAGCGGTACGAGGCGGCCTGCCGGGTCGTGCTGCTGGTGCTGGTCGTCTCGGCGGCGATGCTGCTCTTCACACTGCGCGGCGCGGTGGTCGCCGGATTCTTCCCCGCGGTCGCCGCCGCGCACGCGGTGCACCGCGCCCGGCTGCTCGACGCGGACGGTCCGTGGTCGCTCCGGCAGACCGCCTCGCTCTTCGCGCGGTCCTGGCGCGACGAGTTTCCGCGCGCGAACCTGCCGGGGTACGTCCTTCTCGGCGTCGGCGCGGTCCTCTGGGTCGACCACCGGATCCTCGGCGGCGTCGAGGTCGACGGACTCGGTGTCGCGGTGACCGGTGTCCTCCTCGTGGTCTCGGCCCTCTTCGCGGTGTTCGCTGTGGAGTTCTGGGTGGTCCGCGCGCATTTCGCGGAGCGGACGCGCTGGCAGCTGCGCACCACGGCGCAGCTGCTGCTCGCGCGGCCGCTCTGCACCCTGATGCTGGGCGCGGTGCTGCTCCTGCTGCTGGCGCTCGCGACGAGCCTCCCCGGGCTCGGCCTCGCGGCCGCCGGGGCCGTCCTCCCGTTCGCCGCGACCGCCGTCGTCGCCGCCTTCGGCCGGCTGCCCGGCCTCAGCCGATCGGCGGCTCGGTGCTGA